A region of Nitrosomonas stercoris DNA encodes the following proteins:
- a CDS encoding UDP-glucose 4-epimerase, with amino-acid sequence MKVFVTGGAGYIGSHTCVELLTAGHDVVVLDNFCNSHPEALCRVEKITGKRITVVKEDIRNQAALEAALQEHGCEAVIHFAGLKAVGESVAKPLQYYDNNVVGTLRLLAAMQNCGVETLVFSSSATVYGEPQYLPLTEDHPLSATNPYGRSKLMIEDILRDLYQAKPQFRIAILRYFNPVGAHDSGLIGEDPQGIPNNLMPYVAQVAVGRRAHLNVWGGDYPTHDGTGVRDYIHVVDLALGHLSALDYLASGPQCVAVNLGTGTGYSVLDVVKAFEQASQKQVAYQLADRRPGDVATCYANPVLAEKILGWKAQRDLAAMCRDHWRWQQQNPEGFV; translated from the coding sequence ATGAAAGTATTTGTGACAGGTGGGGCAGGGTATATAGGCTCGCATACCTGTGTGGAGTTGTTAACCGCTGGGCACGATGTAGTTGTGCTTGACAATTTTTGTAACAGCCATCCAGAAGCATTATGCCGGGTGGAAAAGATTACTGGTAAAAGGATTACTGTCGTCAAGGAGGATATTCGCAACCAAGCAGCGCTTGAAGCAGCACTGCAAGAGCATGGTTGTGAGGCAGTCATTCATTTTGCTGGACTCAAGGCAGTGGGCGAATCTGTCGCCAAACCACTGCAATATTATGATAACAATGTGGTGGGGACGTTACGTTTGTTGGCAGCCATGCAAAATTGTGGGGTAGAGACACTGGTGTTTAGCTCATCGGCAACAGTGTATGGCGAACCGCAATATTTACCCTTGACGGAAGATCATCCACTGTCTGCCACTAATCCCTACGGTCGCAGCAAGCTGATGATTGAAGATATACTGCGTGATTTATATCAGGCCAAGCCCCAATTTCGTATTGCTATCCTGCGCTATTTTAATCCAGTCGGTGCGCATGACAGTGGCTTGATCGGCGAAGATCCGCAAGGAATTCCCAATAATTTGATGCCGTATGTGGCGCAAGTGGCCGTAGGGCGGCGTGCCCATCTGAATGTATGGGGTGGTGATTATCCAACCCATGATGGCACGGGTGTACGAGATTATATCCATGTAGTTGATCTGGCATTAGGGCATCTCAGCGCACTGGATTATTTGGCTTCTGGCCCACAGTGCGTTGCGGTGAACCTCGGAACAGGAACAGGTTACAGTGTGTTGGACGTGGTCAAAGCTTTTGAACAAGCCAGCCAAAAGCAAGTGGCTTATCAGTTGGCTGACAGACGTCCAGGTGACGTGGCAACTTGCTATGCAAATCCGGTGCTGGCTGAAAAGATACTAGGCTGGAAAGCACAGCGTGATTTGGCAGCAATGTGCCGTGACCACTGGCGCTGGCAACAGCAAAATCCAGAAGGATTTGTTTAA
- a CDS encoding apolipoprotein N-acyltransferase gives MKRLFSLLAVCLLGVATVLGFAPFYLYLVPVITLALLVLFWRKSSTPMQAAITGFAFGMGLFGAGVTWLYVSLHDFGHMAPALAVLALIVLCAYLSLFPALVGWIVTWRYFRSAWIWPGIVAAVWVLMEWLRGTILFAGFPWLAVGYSQVPDSLLAGYAPVVGVYGVSLLLMLGVAWLACWLAQRQQYRCWLYLASIWIIGFGLQQIHWTQPEDEPVTVSLLQGNIPQDMKWEPEHLAATMRAYARLVQASPSRLIVTPEISFPIYYDQAPRDYLEFLTEHALTQQGDVLVGMLEYSAADNGYYNSMFSFGASPEQSYRKYHLVPFGEYIPLKTIFGWVIDVLHIPLSDFSRGKPGQQPLNLAGQRVAVNICYEDVFGEEIILQLPQASLLVNVSNDAWFGRSIGPRQHLQISQMRALETGRYMLRSTNTGVTAIINERGQVLQQLEMFTTAGLHGVAQGFKGATPYVRFGNSIVLGLIGLILFAGGVVAFFGRYKTL, from the coding sequence TTGAAGCGTCTGTTCAGTTTGCTGGCCGTGTGCTTGCTGGGTGTTGCCACCGTGCTGGGTTTTGCACCTTTTTATCTTTATCTCGTGCCGGTGATCACATTAGCGCTACTTGTTTTGTTCTGGCGCAAGAGCAGCACACCTATGCAAGCAGCAATCACCGGCTTTGCTTTTGGTATGGGGTTATTTGGAGCGGGGGTCACCTGGTTATATGTCAGTTTGCATGATTTTGGCCATATGGCACCTGCATTGGCGGTGTTAGCGCTCATCGTTTTGTGTGCTTATTTATCACTTTTCCCGGCATTGGTTGGTTGGATTGTGACCTGGCGCTATTTTCGTAGCGCTTGGATCTGGCCCGGAATTGTCGCAGCGGTATGGGTGTTGATGGAGTGGCTGCGTGGCACCATCTTGTTCGCGGGTTTTCCATGGTTAGCAGTTGGTTATTCACAAGTGCCCGATAGTCTATTAGCAGGATACGCACCTGTTGTGGGTGTTTATGGCGTCTCGCTGCTATTGATGTTGGGAGTAGCGTGGCTGGCATGTTGGTTGGCACAGCGACAACAATATCGTTGCTGGCTATATCTGGCCAGCATTTGGATCATCGGGTTCGGCTTGCAGCAAATTCACTGGACTCAACCTGAAGATGAGCCAGTAACTGTCAGTTTGCTGCAAGGCAATATCCCACAGGATATGAAGTGGGAACCAGAGCATTTGGCAGCCACCATGCGTGCGTATGCCCGTTTGGTACAAGCAAGCCCCAGTCGTCTAATCGTTACACCGGAAATCTCGTTTCCTATTTACTATGATCAAGCCCCGCGCGATTACCTGGAGTTTTTAACAGAGCATGCGCTTACGCAACAAGGTGATGTATTAGTCGGAATGCTGGAATATTCTGCGGCGGATAATGGCTACTACAACAGCATGTTTAGTTTTGGCGCATCTCCCGAACAAAGTTACCGCAAATACCATTTGGTTCCGTTTGGAGAATATATTCCGCTAAAAACAATTTTTGGCTGGGTGATAGACGTATTACATATCCCCTTGTCAGATTTTTCACGTGGCAAACCGGGTCAGCAGCCGTTGAATCTGGCTGGACAACGAGTGGCTGTTAATATTTGCTATGAAGATGTATTTGGCGAAGAAATTATCTTGCAGTTGCCGCAAGCTAGTTTGCTAGTCAATGTCAGCAATGATGCCTGGTTTGGTCGTTCCATTGGTCCTCGCCAGCATCTGCAAATTTCACAAATGCGCGCATTGGAAACCGGGCGTTATATGCTGCGTTCCACCAATACTGGTGTAACCGCCATCATCAACGAGCGTGGGCAGGTATTACAGCAACTGGAAATGTTCACCACCGCTGGCTTGCATGGGGTTGCGCAGGGGTTTAAAGGTGCGACCCCTTATGTCCGTTTTGGCAACAGTATCGTACTAGGGTTAATTGGTTTGATTTTGTTCGCTGGCGGTGTGGTGGCGTTTTTCGGTCGCTATAAAACTCTGTAG
- a CDS encoding glycine--tRNA ligase alpha subunit yields MSTFTFQEIILALQQYWSQQGCALLQPYDMEVGAGTSHTATFLRALGPEPWRAAYVQPSRRPKDGRYGDNPNRLQHYYQFQVVLKPAPPDILDLYFRSLQMLGLDLQQNDVRLVEDDWENPTLGAWGLGWEVWLNGMEVTQFTYFQQVGGINCRPITGEITYGLERLAMYLQGVENVFDLVWTKGLTYGDVYHQNEVEQSTYNFEYSDTEFLLHSFDQLEAQTNRLVEAQLSLPAYEQVLQAAHVFNLLDARGAISVTERAAYIGRIRNLSRQVAQAYYNSRMHLQPPFPMAPREWVAQVLEEKEKESAC; encoded by the coding sequence ATGTCAACTTTTACTTTTCAAGAAATAATTCTCGCTTTACAACAATATTGGTCACAGCAAGGCTGCGCTTTGTTACAGCCTTATGACATGGAAGTAGGCGCAGGTACCAGTCATACCGCTACTTTTTTACGTGCACTTGGGCCAGAGCCATGGCGGGCGGCGTATGTGCAACCCTCCCGTCGTCCCAAAGATGGTCGTTATGGCGACAACCCCAATCGCCTGCAACATTATTATCAATTCCAGGTGGTATTGAAACCGGCACCACCTGATATTTTGGATTTGTATTTTCGTTCACTGCAGATGTTGGGGTTAGATTTACAGCAAAATGATGTGCGGCTAGTGGAAGATGATTGGGAAAATCCTACCCTGGGAGCCTGGGGGTTAGGTTGGGAAGTCTGGTTGAACGGCATGGAAGTCACACAATTTACTTATTTTCAGCAAGTGGGAGGTATCAATTGCCGACCTATCACAGGTGAAATCACTTATGGGCTGGAAAGGTTGGCCATGTATCTGCAAGGTGTGGAAAATGTGTTTGATCTGGTTTGGACAAAAGGGCTGACTTACGGGGATGTTTATCACCAAAACGAAGTTGAGCAATCCACTTACAATTTTGAATATAGCGATACTGAATTTTTACTGCACTCCTTTGATCAACTGGAAGCACAAACGAATCGATTGGTTGAAGCACAGCTATCGTTACCTGCCTATGAACAAGTGCTGCAGGCAGCGCATGTTTTCAATCTGCTGGATGCGCGCGGTGCAATTTCGGTAACCGAGCGCGCTGCTTATATTGGCCGTATTCGCAATTTGTCACGGCAGGTTGCGCAAGCGTATTACAACAGTCGCATGCATTTACAACCACCTTTCCCAATGGCACCGCGTGAATGGGTTGCGCAAGTTTTGGAAGAAAAGGAGAAGGAGTCAGCATGCTGA
- a CDS encoding glycine--tRNA ligase beta subunit — MLINNLLVELLTEELPPKSLEKLGRAFATSIVDHLRKQHLTTENSVTTVFASPRRLAVHVTAVAAQAPKQMVTLKLMPVTVGLDAQGQPTAALHKKLAALNLENISMDALKREKKGKIEMLLLEQDVAGIQLAAGLQKAVDEAIRQLPVPRMMTYQLADGWENVHFIRPAHGLVALHGQQIVPINALGFAAGNITHGHRFEAKQTELIIDHADHYEQILETEGAVIASFERRRQRIKEGLEAEASAMQLHHLADEALLDEVTALVEHPNILTGTFSADFLEVPQECLISTMKINQKYFPLLDAAGKLTHHFLIVANIAPDDPQQIITGNERVIRSRLADAKFFFDYDRKRTLASRLPALEQVIYHHQLGSQGERTRYVRALARVIGQLLGDGHLAQQADQAAMLAKADLLTDMVGEFPELQGVMGRYYALHEGIDEAIAFAIEDHYQPRFAGDTLPRSLVGVCVALADKLETLISLFSIGQLPTGDKDPYALRRHALGVIRMLIEKDISVGLDVLISRAAGVLQDATIGAPASDSEGHARPVTPQLTEQLLDFFYDRLASNLHEQEGYTVQEVEAVLSLRPALLRDIPKRLAAIRTFSSLSEATSLAAANKRVSNILKKAQFDHSIGVDESWLQVPAELTLYQALSEISVTVQQAFKNGDYVLALQTLAALKEPVDTFFDQVMVNDENDTLRRNRLALLATLQATMNRVADISQLAA; from the coding sequence ATGCTGATTAACAATTTGCTGGTTGAATTACTCACTGAAGAGCTTCCGCCCAAATCACTGGAAAAACTAGGACGTGCTTTTGCCACATCAATTGTTGATCACTTGCGAAAGCAGCATTTAACTACGGAAAATAGCGTCACTACTGTTTTTGCCTCCCCGCGTCGGCTGGCTGTGCATGTCACTGCTGTTGCTGCACAAGCGCCCAAGCAGATGGTTACGCTCAAACTGATGCCAGTAACGGTAGGATTGGATGCGCAAGGACAACCTACCGCGGCATTACATAAAAAACTTGCTGCATTGAATTTGGAAAATATTTCAATGGATGCACTTAAGCGTGAGAAAAAAGGCAAGATAGAAATGTTGTTGCTGGAACAAGATGTAGCAGGTATCCAGCTAGCAGCAGGGTTGCAAAAAGCAGTGGATGAAGCCATTCGACAGTTACCTGTTCCCAGAATGATGACTTATCAACTGGCAGATGGCTGGGAAAACGTTCATTTTATTCGTCCAGCACATGGATTGGTTGCATTGCATGGACAACAGATTGTGCCTATCAATGCTTTAGGGTTTGCCGCTGGTAACATCACTCACGGTCATCGTTTTGAAGCGAAGCAAACTGAGTTGATAATTGATCACGCCGACCATTATGAACAGATTTTGGAGACAGAAGGAGCTGTTATTGCCAGTTTCGAGCGCCGTCGTCAACGCATCAAAGAAGGGTTGGAAGCAGAAGCAAGCGCCATGCAATTACACCATCTTGCTGATGAAGCACTATTGGATGAAGTCACTGCGCTGGTAGAGCATCCCAATATTTTGACAGGTACTTTTTCTGCTGATTTTCTGGAAGTGCCGCAGGAATGCTTGATTTCAACCATGAAAATCAACCAAAAATATTTTCCTTTGCTAGATGCGGCGGGTAAATTAACGCATCATTTTCTGATTGTGGCCAATATTGCGCCTGATGATCCACAACAGATTATTACGGGTAACGAACGCGTCATTCGTTCTCGCCTAGCAGATGCCAAATTTTTCTTTGATTATGATCGCAAGCGTACTTTGGCTTCGCGTTTGCCCGCTTTAGAGCAAGTAATCTACCATCATCAATTAGGTTCGCAAGGGGAACGTACTCGTTATGTACGCGCACTTGCAAGAGTGATTGGACAATTATTGGGGGATGGGCATCTGGCTCAACAAGCCGATCAGGCTGCTATGCTGGCTAAAGCAGATTTGCTGACAGATATGGTGGGAGAATTTCCGGAATTGCAAGGCGTGATGGGGCGCTATTACGCACTGCATGAAGGAATTGACGAGGCAATTGCCTTTGCCATTGAAGATCATTACCAACCACGTTTTGCGGGGGATACCTTACCTCGTAGCCTGGTCGGAGTGTGCGTGGCGCTGGCAGATAAACTGGAAACACTGATTAGCCTGTTCAGTATTGGGCAGCTACCGACGGGGGATAAGGATCCTTATGCTTTGCGTCGGCATGCGTTGGGTGTGATTCGTATGCTGATTGAAAAAGACATATCAGTTGGGTTAGATGTGTTGATTTCGCGTGCAGCGGGTGTATTGCAAGATGCAACGATAGGTGCGCCCGCATCCGATTCAGAAGGACATGCACGCCCAGTGACACCACAACTCACCGAGCAGCTGCTGGATTTCTTTTATGATCGCCTGGCCAGTAATTTGCATGAACAAGAAGGCTATACCGTGCAGGAGGTTGAAGCAGTGTTATCTTTGCGGCCGGCATTATTGCGCGATATTCCGAAACGTCTAGCTGCAATTCGCACCTTCTCATCCTTGTCAGAGGCAACTAGCTTGGCTGCAGCCAACAAGCGGGTGAGTAATATCCTTAAGAAAGCACAGTTTGATCATTCGATAGGCGTGGATGAGTCTTGGTTACAAGTTCCGGCCGAGCTGACTTTGTACCAGGCATTATCTGAAATTAGCGTAACGGTACAGCAGGCTTTCAAAAACGGTGATTATGTACTTGCCTTGCAAACTTTGGCTGCCTTGAAAGAGCCCGTTGATACTTTTTTTGATCAAGTCATGGTCAATGATGAAAATGACACACTGCGTCGTAATCGCCTAGCTTTATTGGCTACCTTGCAGGCCACCATGAATCGGGTCGCAGATATTTCTCAGTTAGCAGCGTGA
- a CDS encoding D-glycero-beta-D-manno-heptose-1,7-bisphosphate 7-phosphatase has product MKLIILDQNGVINQQGETLIKTPEEWKPIPGSLQAIARLTHAGYRVVTAINQSAIGRSLIDMTIFNAINNKMIHAVQQGGGRLDALFFCPHTQHDKCSCRKPGIGMFKEIQQRYGVELEHVPVVGDSLHDLQAAANAGAVPVLVLTGNGQMTLDNGNLPQGTQIYPDLAAVADSLEVQVL; this is encoded by the coding sequence ATGAAGCTGATTATTCTTGATCAAAACGGCGTGATTAATCAACAAGGTGAAACCTTGATTAAAACACCTGAGGAATGGAAACCGATTCCGGGCAGTTTGCAAGCCATTGCGCGTTTAACGCATGCGGGTTATCGCGTAGTAACTGCCATTAACCAGTCTGCTATTGGGCGCAGTTTAATTGACATGACGATCTTCAATGCTATCAACAACAAAATGATTCACGCAGTACAGCAAGGGGGAGGGCGATTAGATGCTTTATTTTTTTGCCCGCATACCCAGCATGATAAATGTTCCTGCCGTAAACCTGGAATTGGTATGTTCAAGGAAATCCAGCAGCGCTACGGTGTTGAGCTGGAACATGTCCCGGTAGTAGGTGATTCATTGCATGATCTGCAAGCAGCTGCCAATGCCGGTGCGGTGCCAGTATTAGTCTTGACAGGAAATGGCCAAATGACACTGGACAATGGCAATTTACCGCAAGGCACGCAAATTTATCCTGATCTCGCAGCCGTAGCAGATAGTCTCGAAGTGCAGGTGTTGTAA
- a CDS encoding glucose-6-phosphate isomerase, giving the protein MNKLRKTRAWKALQAHYATFQKTHLRELFTQDAERARRYVVEAAGWRLDYAKQRVNDETLQLLFELARERHLEAQRDAMFAGEAVNTTEQRAALHIALRAPATAVIKTAGVNVVPEVHSVLARMAKCAETIRTGEWKGYSGRPIRNIVNIGIGGSDLGPVMAFEALRYYSDRQLQLRFVSNVDGTDFTEAVRGLRPDETLFIVASKTFTTLETMTNAHTARNWLRAAVGQDKKKLAPHFLALSTNEKAANAFGIPSEQMFGFAEWVGGRYSMDSAIGLSTMIAIGPEAFHAMLVGFHAMDEHFRSAPLEQNMPVIMGLLNIWYADFFEASTVAVLPYSHYLKRFSAYLQQLTMESNGKHVTLDGQEVDYHTGSIFWGEPGTNGQHSFYQLIHQGTHLIPCDFIAFAEALNSLGRHQDILFANVVAQAEALAMGKTLAEVQQEGIAAELAPHKVMAGNRPSNLLLAKRLTPETLGALVALYEHSVFTQAAIWNTNPFDQWGVELGKQLAARIVKEIESPKAKLTHDASTNAAIDWYRHARRDASANEAAPQQQSQRVLVLDIGGTSVKAKITGMDSRIKIASGPNMTPESMLEQLQHALHKHHYDAVSIGFPALIMRGRIVNEPANLGSGWIGFDFTKAFGCSVKIINDAAMQALGSYAGGKMLFLGLGTGLGSTMIIDGQIEPMELAHQPYKCHTYEYYVGKRALKRLGKRRWRAEVHAEIAALRTALEPDYIVLGGGNARLLKELPEDVRLGSNEHAFIGGFRLWENEGVF; this is encoded by the coding sequence ATGAACAAGTTACGTAAAACTCGTGCCTGGAAAGCATTGCAGGCACATTATGCTACATTCCAAAAAACACATTTACGTGAGTTATTTACCCAGGATGCAGAACGTGCCAGGCGTTATGTGGTAGAAGCTGCCGGTTGGCGGCTGGATTACGCCAAACAGCGCGTCAATGACGAAACGCTGCAATTACTGTTTGAGCTGGCACGCGAACGTCATCTGGAAGCACAACGCGATGCTATGTTTGCCGGTGAAGCGGTTAATACCACCGAACAGCGCGCCGCCTTGCATATTGCCTTGCGCGCACCGGCAACTGCAGTTATTAAAACAGCAGGCGTCAACGTGGTGCCGGAAGTGCATAGCGTACTGGCACGTATGGCCAAGTGTGCTGAAACAATTCGTACAGGTGAGTGGAAAGGTTACAGTGGCCGACCCATTCGCAATATCGTCAATATCGGGATTGGCGGCTCCGATCTCGGGCCGGTGATGGCATTTGAAGCGTTGCGTTATTACAGTGATCGCCAATTGCAGTTGCGCTTTGTTTCCAATGTGGATGGCACCGATTTTACTGAAGCGGTGCGTGGACTGCGCCCAGATGAAACGCTGTTTATTGTCGCTTCCAAAACATTCACCACATTGGAGACTATGACCAACGCGCACACTGCGCGTAACTGGCTGCGGGCAGCGGTCGGGCAGGACAAAAAGAAGCTGGCGCCACATTTCCTGGCACTGTCAACTAATGAGAAGGCGGCTAACGCTTTTGGCATCCCTTCTGAGCAGATGTTTGGTTTTGCGGAATGGGTGGGAGGGCGTTATTCCATGGATTCTGCTATTGGCTTATCCACCATGATTGCTATTGGTCCGGAAGCGTTCCATGCCATGTTGGTCGGTTTCCATGCCATGGATGAACATTTCCGCAGTGCGCCGCTTGAGCAGAACATGCCAGTCATCATGGGTTTGCTGAACATATGGTATGCGGATTTCTTTGAGGCCAGCACGGTAGCAGTTTTGCCTTACTCACATTACCTCAAGCGTTTTTCCGCCTATTTGCAGCAGCTCACCATGGAATCCAACGGCAAGCATGTCACGCTGGATGGGCAAGAAGTGGATTATCACACTGGCTCCATTTTCTGGGGAGAACCTGGCACTAACGGTCAACACTCTTTTTATCAGCTGATTCACCAGGGAACGCATCTGATTCCTTGCGATTTTATTGCTTTTGCTGAAGCGCTCAATTCACTTGGACGTCATCAGGATATATTATTTGCCAATGTTGTCGCGCAGGCAGAAGCACTTGCCATGGGCAAAACACTGGCAGAAGTACAACAAGAAGGGATCGCTGCTGAACTAGCTCCGCATAAGGTGATGGCAGGTAATCGACCCTCCAATTTGCTGCTGGCCAAGCGTTTGACGCCGGAAACACTGGGGGCATTAGTGGCATTGTACGAACACAGTGTGTTTACCCAGGCGGCAATCTGGAACACGAATCCGTTTGATCAATGGGGCGTAGAACTCGGTAAACAGCTGGCCGCGCGTATTGTGAAGGAAATTGAATCGCCGAAGGCCAAGCTCACGCATGATGCTTCAACCAATGCGGCCATTGACTGGTATCGGCATGCCCGCCGGGATGCGTCTGCAAATGAAGCGGCGCCACAGCAACAATCGCAGCGTGTACTGGTGTTGGATATAGGTGGCACGAGCGTCAAAGCGAAAATAACCGGGATGGATTCAAGAATCAAAATTGCCTCCGGTCCAAACATGACACCGGAAAGTATGCTGGAACAATTACAACATGCGTTGCATAAACATCATTACGATGCAGTCAGTATCGGGTTTCCAGCATTGATTATGCGTGGACGCATTGTCAATGAGCCAGCCAATCTTGGCAGCGGCTGGATTGGATTTGATTTTACGAAAGCGTTTGGCTGTTCGGTCAAGATCATCAATGATGCTGCTATGCAAGCACTGGGCAGCTATGCTGGCGGCAAGATGCTGTTTCTTGGATTGGGGACAGGATTAGGTTCCACCATGATTATAGATGGACAAATTGAACCGATGGAGTTGGCGCATCAGCCATACAAATGTCATACCTATGAATACTACGTGGGCAAACGGGCTCTTAAACGTTTAGGGAAACGACGTTGGCGAGCAGAAGTGCATGCGGAAATAGCAGCGTTACGCACCGCACTGGAGCCTGATTACATCGTGTTGGGTGGTGGTAACGCCAGGTTGCTCAAGGAATTACCGGAAGATGTCCGGCTGGGTAGCAATGAACATGCTTTTATTGGTGGTTTTCGTTTGTGGGAGAATGAAGGTGTTTTTTGA
- a CDS encoding sodiumglutamate symporter, translating to MTPISIHMDIALTLAVAAIMLGLGEYTKNRITILARYFIPTPVIGGLIFSLIALIGHTNHQFTLEVDDTMRDYLLLVFFTTIGFSASFKQLKSSGAAVALFLLCAIVLLVIQNIVGVMLAKGLGIAPLIGLAAGSISLTGGHGTSAAFGPLLEQAGAVGALPAAIAAATYGLVAGCMIGGPVGSLLIRRHHAQHHLHAANKHNTITTLETPRTSLSCDESILIATMLLVICIGIGTLLVSWLQTMHITLPAYLGPMIIAAAVRNIIDWRNWHIPEREFIVMGNVSLAFFLTLALMSMKLWELANIAGPLSIILLLQTVIMFAFAYFVTFRVMGADYDAAVIAAGHCGFGMGATPNAMANMEAFTRVNGPSFKAFFVIPLVGSLFIDFFNAIAITSFISFLK from the coding sequence ATGACTCCAATTAGCATTCACATGGACATCGCTCTGACCCTGGCAGTCGCCGCTATTATGCTGGGATTGGGTGAATATACCAAAAACCGTATTACCATTCTGGCGCGCTATTTCATTCCTACGCCCGTGATTGGTGGCCTTATTTTTTCATTGATTGCGCTAATAGGACATACCAATCATCAATTTACGCTTGAAGTGGATGATACGATGCGCGATTACCTGCTATTGGTATTCTTCACCACCATTGGCTTTTCGGCCAGCTTCAAGCAGCTCAAAAGTAGTGGCGCGGCGGTTGCTTTGTTTCTGTTGTGCGCAATCGTGTTATTGGTTATTCAGAATATTGTGGGTGTCATGCTTGCCAAAGGATTGGGGATTGCCCCGCTGATTGGCTTGGCCGCTGGTTCAATTTCATTGACAGGCGGACATGGCACTTCAGCCGCATTTGGTCCATTACTGGAACAGGCTGGTGCTGTTGGTGCGCTACCTGCTGCCATCGCTGCCGCCACGTATGGGTTGGTGGCCGGTTGCATGATTGGCGGGCCAGTGGGTTCATTGCTGATTCGTCGTCATCACGCTCAACATCATCTTCATGCAGCAAACAAGCACAACACTATCACCACGCTGGAGACACCGCGCACGTCACTGAGTTGTGACGAATCTATCCTGATTGCCACCATGCTGCTGGTGATTTGCATTGGTATCGGTACCTTGCTGGTAAGTTGGTTACAAACCATGCATATTACCCTGCCGGCTTATCTAGGGCCCATGATCATTGCAGCAGCTGTGCGCAATATTATTGACTGGCGCAACTGGCATATTCCGGAAAGAGAATTCATCGTGATGGGCAACGTATCATTAGCCTTCTTTCTGACGCTGGCCCTAATGTCCATGAAACTGTGGGAACTGGCTAACATCGCTGGTCCATTGTCCATTATTCTGCTGCTGCAAACCGTCATCATGTTTGCTTTTGCTTATTTCGTCACATTTCGCGTCATGGGCGCGGACTACGATGCTGCTGTAATCGCCGCCGGGCATTGCGGATTTGGCATGGGTGCCACCCCCAATGCCATGGCCAATATGGAAGCATTTACGCGCGTGAATGGCCCATCATTCAAAGCCTTTTTCGTGATTCCACTGGTGGGTTCATTATTTATTGATTTCTTTAATGCGATTGCAATTACTTCATTTATTAGTTTTTTAAAATAA